In Candidatus Polarisedimenticolia bacterium, the following proteins share a genomic window:
- the hpnD gene encoding presqualene diphosphate synthase HpnD produces the protein MTSDGAEAARAAARLTRASGTSFYYSFLLLPREKRQAIYAIYAFCRACDDVADGPGEVGDKLAQLAEWRRELGSCYEGTPSHPITRALLPAVRRYSLAREQFEGILDGVSSDLTTRRYRDFAELRRYCFQVASRVGLLCVEVFGYRSPQTRRYAEELGLAFQLTNILRDLGTDAALGRLYLPQEELALHGVDEEELIQGRMTPAVMDLLRFQVARAREQYRAAERLLPAADRSSLFAARIMATIYQGVLTEIERMGYDVFRRRAGLGAARKLGIALRIFIAEKALSPWTRQPQA, from the coding sequence GTGACGTCCGACGGCGCGGAAGCGGCGCGCGCCGCGGCGCGACTGACACGCGCCTCGGGAACCAGCTTCTACTACTCCTTCCTCCTGCTGCCCAGGGAAAAGCGCCAGGCGATCTACGCCATCTACGCCTTCTGCCGCGCCTGCGACGACGTGGCCGACGGGCCGGGCGAGGTGGGAGACAAGCTCGCGCAGCTCGCCGAATGGCGGCGCGAGCTGGGTAGCTGCTACGAAGGGACTCCCTCGCACCCGATAACCCGGGCGCTCCTGCCGGCCGTGCGCCGCTACTCCCTGGCGCGCGAGCAGTTCGAGGGGATCCTGGACGGGGTGAGCTCCGATCTGACGACCCGCCGCTATCGCGATTTCGCCGAGCTGCGGCGCTACTGCTTCCAGGTGGCCAGCCGCGTCGGGCTGCTGTGCGTCGAGGTCTTCGGCTATCGCAGCCCGCAGACGCGGCGCTACGCCGAGGAGCTGGGACTGGCCTTTCAGCTGACCAACATCCTCAGGGACCTGGGGACCGACGCCGCCTTGGGCCGGCTCTACCTGCCGCAGGAGGAGCTGGCGCTGCACGGCGTCGACGAGGAGGAGCTGATCCAGGGAAGGATGACGCCGGCAGTGATGGATCTGCTGCGCTTCCAGGTGGCCAGGGCGAGGGAGCAGTACCGCGCCGCGGAGCGCCTGCTGCCGGCGGCCGACCGCTCAAGCCTCTTCGCGGCGCGCATCATGGCGACTATCTATCAGGGCGTTCTCACGGAAATCGAGAGGATGGGTTACGATGTCTTCCGGCGGCGGGCCGGTCTGGGGGCCGCCCGGAAGCTCGGGATAGCGCTGAGAATATTCATCGCAGAGAAGGCTCTCTCCCCATGGACCAGGCAGCCTCAAGCCTGA
- a CDS encoding glycosyltransferase has product MSTLGVVIVTRDRRDRVAALLADLASQPRAGEDRIVVVDNGSSDGTLEAIRTRFPSAVLVPLGRNLGAPAARNAGVAACEGEVLIFLDDDVRVEDRGFLEKVRKAFDGTPEMAVAAFRILDPSTRRPRRSEIPRRLKEEEREACETSYFISAGCAIRRAAYEQSGGMDESLIYGFEELDFSYRAAARGLRIFYRPDIEVLHHLAERPSWRRPYYFYRNKIWISARYLPWRMVFTQLCVWSGYFLKETVAIGRPDVFVRALGAGLRGLPKRLRQRRQDRLPPEVIRRLRTIEGRLYY; this is encoded by the coding sequence GTGAGCACTCTCGGCGTGGTGATCGTCACGCGCGACCGCAGGGATCGGGTTGCCGCTCTCCTCGCCGATCTCGCGTCGCAGCCGCGCGCCGGGGAGGACCGGATCGTCGTGGTGGACAACGGCTCCAGCGACGGGACCCTCGAGGCCATCCGGACCCGTTTCCCCTCCGCCGTCCTCGTCCCGCTGGGGAGGAACCTGGGGGCGCCCGCCGCCCGCAACGCCGGCGTGGCCGCCTGCGAGGGGGAGGTTCTGATTTTCCTGGACGATGACGTGCGCGTGGAAGACCGAGGGTTCCTGGAGAAGGTCCGCAAGGCGTTCGACGGCACGCCGGAGATGGCGGTCGCGGCCTTTCGCATTCTCGACCCCTCCACCCGGCGACCGAGACGATCCGAGATTCCGCGGCGGCTCAAGGAAGAGGAGCGCGAGGCGTGCGAGACGAGCTATTTCATCTCCGCCGGCTGCGCCATCCGGCGCGCCGCCTATGAGCAATCCGGCGGCATGGACGAATCGCTGATCTACGGCTTCGAGGAGCTCGACTTCTCCTACCGGGCGGCGGCCCGCGGCCTGCGCATCTTCTACCGGCCCGACATCGAGGTCCTGCACCATCTGGCGGAGCGTCCCTCCTGGCGCCGCCCCTATTATTTCTATCGCAACAAGATCTGGATCAGCGCCCGCTACCTGCCGTGGAGGATGGTCTTCACGCAGCTGTGCGTCTGGAGCGGCTACTTCCTCAAGGAGACGGTGGCGATCGGCCGGCCCGACGTCTTCGTCCGCGCCCTGGGCGCCGGCCTGCGCGGGCTTCCGAAGCGTCTCCGGCAGAGACGTCAGGACCGCCTTCCGCCCGAGGTAATCCGCCGTCTGAGGACGATTGAAGGGAGGCTTTACTATTAA
- the hpnC gene encoding squalene synthase HpnC: MSLSPADSERASSMPDPAAAYAACRSIARRHYENFPVASYFLPARLRGPVAAVYAFARGADDFADEPEHAGSRLERLDEWGDHLRRAAAGEAEHPVFVALADTLRRHRLPLAPFLALLSAFRQDAVQARYDRWDEVLDYCRRSADPIGRILLGLHGKSGEDLERRSDALCTALQLTNFWQDLAIDAGRGRLYVPGEDRERFGVREEDLFSGAAAGTPPFAALMEELAGRTEALYARSRNLPALIGGGLGFQVKLSWLGGRSILERTRRVRFDVYRRRPALGGSGIAALAFRACLPLARAEA, translated from the coding sequence ATGTCCCTCTCTCCCGCTGATTCCGAACGGGCTTCCTCCATGCCCGATCCGGCCGCCGCCTATGCCGCCTGCCGGAGCATCGCCCGCCGGCACTACGAGAACTTCCCGGTGGCCAGCTACTTTCTTCCGGCGCGCTTGAGGGGACCGGTCGCCGCCGTCTATGCGTTCGCGCGCGGAGCCGACGATTTCGCCGACGAGCCGGAGCACGCCGGATCGCGCCTGGAGCGCCTGGATGAATGGGGAGACCACCTGCGGCGCGCGGCCGCGGGCGAGGCGGAGCATCCCGTCTTCGTAGCGCTCGCCGACACGCTGCGGCGACACCGCCTGCCGCTGGCGCCGTTTCTGGCGCTGCTCTCGGCATTCCGGCAGGACGCGGTGCAGGCGCGCTACGATCGCTGGGACGAGGTGCTCGACTATTGCCGCCGCTCGGCCGATCCGATCGGCCGGATCCTGCTGGGACTCCACGGCAAATCGGGCGAGGATCTCGAGCGGCGCTCCGATGCGCTGTGCACCGCGCTGCAGCTCACCAATTTCTGGCAGGACCTGGCGATCGACGCCGGGCGCGGCCGTCTCTACGTGCCGGGCGAGGATCGAGAGCGGTTCGGAGTGCGGGAGGAGGACCTGTTCTCGGGAGCGGCCGCCGGCACGCCGCCGTTCGCCGCGCTCATGGAGGAGCTGGCGGGGCGCACCGAGGCGCTTTACGCCCGCAGCCGGAACCTGCCCGCCTTGATCGGCGGCGGTCTCGGCTTCCAGGTGAAGCTGTCCTGGCTGGGAGGCCGGTCGATCCTGGAGCGGACGCGGCGCGTCCGCTTCGATGTCTATCGGCGGCGGCCGGCGCTGGGAGGTTCCGGCATCGCGGCGCTGGCCTTCCGGGCATGCCTGCCGCTGGCGCGGGCGGAAGCGTGA
- a CDS encoding nucleotidyltransferase family protein has protein sequence MINAAMSTPGSTPSAAVHLHEYLMLSMMGRESVPKEGIRGADPAALVDLCRAHRVAGIAHQGATRLRPRYDSALAGLRQAAHKTLVDNLVLLKALKETAAILRAEKIDFVLLKGASLLELLYPEIQLRPMTDIDFLIHKGSWPRLAAALRAKGFGMPSKEEETFYRETWYHQLVRSPWSVSTNLEFHWNLESVERSRIDPEDLFRRAVPCDLDGESFKRLGDEDLLIHLSVHLAHHYQSPALIWVEDLRRLLNRGSFDWERISETAKAWGVQNCLAYSFGYVDRAFPGTLPGPARRFQFSPLRRTLLGRVQTDNPALPHAPVRGIKRHVVSMLLLDSWWDVARYIAVHARGRAARAVGLGRRAPA, from the coding sequence ATGATCAACGCCGCAATGAGCACCCCCGGAAGCACCCCATCCGCCGCCGTCCACCTGCACGAGTACCTGATGCTCTCGATGATGGGCCGCGAGAGCGTTCCGAAGGAGGGCATCCGCGGCGCCGATCCGGCCGCTTTAGTGGATCTCTGCCGCGCCCATCGGGTGGCCGGGATCGCGCACCAGGGGGCCACCCGATTGAGGCCGCGCTACGACTCGGCGCTGGCCGGACTGCGCCAGGCGGCCCACAAGACGCTGGTGGACAATCTCGTCCTGCTGAAGGCGCTGAAGGAGACTGCCGCCATCCTGAGGGCCGAGAAGATCGACTTCGTCCTCCTCAAAGGGGCCTCGCTCCTGGAGCTGCTCTATCCCGAGATTCAGCTCCGCCCCATGACCGACATCGACTTCCTGATCCACAAGGGAAGCTGGCCCCGCCTGGCGGCGGCGCTGCGGGCGAAGGGCTTCGGGATGCCCTCCAAGGAAGAAGAGACCTTCTATCGCGAGACCTGGTATCACCAGCTGGTGCGCAGTCCCTGGTCGGTGTCCACCAACCTGGAGTTTCACTGGAACCTGGAGTCGGTGGAGCGCAGCCGCATCGACCCGGAGGATCTCTTCCGGCGGGCGGTGCCGTGCGATCTGGACGGGGAGTCCTTCAAGCGCCTGGGAGACGAGGATCTCCTGATCCACCTGAGCGTCCACCTGGCGCACCATTACCAATCCCCGGCCCTTATCTGGGTCGAAGACCTGCGGCGCCTGCTCAACCGTGGCAGCTTCGATTGGGAGCGTATCTCTGAGACGGCGAAAGCGTGGGGCGTGCAGAATTGCCTGGCCTACAGCTTCGGGTACGTCGATCGGGCTTTTCCGGGGACGCTGCCCGGCCCGGCGCGCCGGTTCCAGTTCTCCCCTCTGCGCCGCACCCTCCTGGGTCGCGTCCAGACCGACAATCCCGCGCTGCCGCACGCTCCCGTGCGCGGCATCAAGCGCCATGTGGTGAGCATGCTTCTGCTGGATAGCTGGTGGGATGTGGCGCGCTACATCGCCGTCCACGCCCGCGGGCGCGCCGCGCGCGCCGTCGGGCTGGGCCGGCGCGCTCCCGCCTGA
- the hpnE gene encoding hydroxysqualene dehydroxylase HpnE has translation MDQAASSLSGQGSGGILVVGGGWAGLACATALAERGHAVTLLEEKSRLGGRAHSFEEKTTGDEVDNGQHLLMACFTDARAFLRRIGSEEGIAFQDRLEVPMVEAGGRALRLRCWPLPSPFHLAGGILGHKALRLGERLRLLRSLGAVRRIVATPAAPADSGAGEKTVEAWLDDLGQSAASRRAFWHPLAVAALNEDPHLASRRLFEAVLREGLMEGSAGSRLGIPKRPLSRLLDPAARSYIEARGGRVILNAAVAGTDMEGGRIRGVRLRDGSYLPAAALVSSVPPQALRRILPPAVPAEDPFFSKAARIPSSPILSVHLWMERMQPERSFAGLLDSDIHWVFRPAPARLALVTSSARSLIERPSEEIIDLARREMGRFFPDLRSAQVRHSLVIKERSATFSPVPGVERLRLPHDTPIPNFYLAGDWTDTGLPGTLESAARSGHRCAQRVAPSRLAA, from the coding sequence ATGGACCAGGCAGCCTCAAGCCTGAGCGGGCAGGGCTCCGGCGGCATCCTCGTCGTCGGCGGCGGATGGGCCGGGCTCGCCTGCGCGACCGCCCTGGCGGAGCGCGGGCATGCCGTCACGCTGCTGGAGGAGAAAAGCCGCCTGGGCGGACGCGCCCACTCCTTCGAGGAGAAGACGACGGGAGACGAAGTGGATAACGGCCAGCATCTGCTGATGGCCTGTTTCACCGATGCACGGGCTTTTCTCCGGCGCATCGGCAGCGAGGAGGGGATCGCTTTCCAGGATCGCCTCGAAGTCCCGATGGTGGAGGCCGGGGGCCGCGCGCTGCGGCTGCGCTGCTGGCCGCTTCCTTCCCCATTTCATCTCGCCGGGGGGATTCTGGGTCATAAGGCGCTGCGGCTCGGAGAGCGGCTGCGCCTGTTGCGCTCGCTGGGGGCCGTGCGGCGCATCGTCGCCACTCCGGCGGCACCCGCCGATTCGGGGGCGGGAGAGAAGACGGTGGAAGCCTGGCTCGACGATCTCGGACAGTCGGCGGCCAGCCGGCGTGCCTTCTGGCATCCGCTCGCGGTGGCAGCCCTCAACGAGGACCCTCATCTCGCTTCGCGACGATTGTTCGAGGCAGTGCTGCGCGAGGGTCTGATGGAAGGAAGCGCCGGGTCACGCCTCGGCATCCCGAAACGGCCGCTCTCCAGGCTGCTGGATCCGGCGGCGCGCTCCTACATCGAAGCGAGGGGTGGGCGGGTAATCCTGAACGCCGCGGTGGCGGGGACCGACATGGAAGGCGGGCGCATCCGCGGCGTGCGGCTGCGCGACGGCTCCTATCTTCCGGCCGCGGCGTTGGTGAGCTCCGTCCCGCCGCAGGCGCTGCGCCGAATTCTTCCGCCGGCGGTGCCTGCCGAGGACCCCTTCTTCTCCAAGGCGGCCCGCATCCCCAGCTCGCCCATCCTGTCGGTGCACCTCTGGATGGAGCGGATGCAGCCGGAGCGCTCCTTCGCGGGGCTTTTGGACAGTGACATCCACTGGGTCTTCCGCCCCGCGCCGGCGCGGCTTGCGCTGGTCACCAGCTCGGCCCGCAGCCTGATCGAGCGCCCCTCCGAAGAGATCATCGACCTGGCGCGCCGTGAAATGGGCCGCTTTTTCCCGGACCTGCGATCGGCGCAGGTCCGGCATTCGCTGGTGATCAAGGAACGGAGCGCCACCTTCTCGCCCGTTCCCGGGGTCGAGCGGCTCCGTCTGCCGCACGACACTCCGATTCCGAACTTCTATCTGGCGGGGGACTGGACCGACACCGGATTGCCGGGGACCCTGGAAAGCGCGGCGCGCAGCGGGCATCGCTGCGCCCAGCGGGTCGCGCCGTCCCGGCTGGCCGCCTGA